Proteins from a single region of Lates calcarifer isolate ASB-BC8 linkage group LG19, TLL_Latcal_v3, whole genome shotgun sequence:
- the LOC108897892 gene encoding G-protein coupled receptor 135: protein MDSPVSTALWGSSASNYTADNSGPSFTNQLGTASPVVPRVVSIVTSLVTTTTEATVGATGNLSVFRDQRGSELSQTHQASTPSVLSAAESNSVLQGITVAAQALVLLSIFLLSSLGNSAVVIVIIKHRQLRTVTNAFIMSLSLSDFLTAVLCLPFSFVMLFSKDGIWMFGDHFCVANGFFNTCFGIISTLTMTLISFDRYYAIVRQPQAKIGRQKATQLLIAVWLTAVIFSLPWYLLVRTPTEIHKRGFYHCMYVFHSGTSRMGTAYSICLIVVCYLLPFSLMCFCHYNICKTVRLSEIRVRPVTTYAYLLRFYSEMRTATTVLIMIVFIIFCWGPYCLMGLVTAMGDYTFNPAMDTVAIWLAWANGAINPLIYAMRNPNISMLLGRSREEGYRTRNIAAYLSSQTQNREIRINQAERIRDRYVSRVGVNNNSRLSSSSPGKGGEVAMWACKNPAVFFCRDAQPDTATLPNSVSARKMKTADTSL from the exons ATGGATTCACCTGTTAGCACAGCCCTGTGGGGCAGCAGTGCCAGCAACTACACAGCTGACAACTCTGGGCCAAGCTTCACCAACCAGCTGGGCACTGCCTCACCTGTTGTGCCAAG GGTTGTTTCCATAGTGACCAGCCTTGTGACCACCACCACAGAGGCCACAGTGGGAGCCACAGGAAACCTATCAGTGTTTAGAGACCAAAGAGGGAGTGAGCTCAGTCAGACCCATCAGGCATCGACCCCATCTGTGCTGAGTGCCGCGGAGAGTAACTCTGTCCTGCAGGGCATCACAGTGGCAGCTCAGGCCCTGGtgctcctctccatcttccttcTGTCCAGCCTCGGTAACTCGGCAgtcgtcatcgtcatcatcaaacacagacagcttcGAACGGTGACCAACGCTTTCATCATGTCACTGTCGCTGTCTGACTTCCTCACAGCTGTTCTATGTCTGCCATTCTCCTTTGTCATGCTCTTCAGTAAGGACGGCATCTGGATGTTCGGGGATCATTTCTGTGTAGCCAATGGCTTTTTCAACACTTGCTTTGGTATCATTTCCACCCTGACTATGACTCTGATCTCCTTTGACAGGTACTATGCCATAGTCAGACAGCCACAGGCTAAAATAGGACGCCAGAAAGCAACTCAGTTGTTGATAGCTGTGTGGTTAACGgcagtcattttctctttacctTGGTATCTGTTAGTCCGAACACCTACAGAAATCCATAAGCGAGGTTTCTaccactgtatgtatgtgttccATTCTGGGACTTCACGCATGGGGACAGCTTATAGCATCTGCCTTATTGTTGTATGTTATTTACTGCCCTTCTCActcatgtgtttttgtcattataaCATCTGTAAGACAGTGCGGCTCTCAGAAATCCGAGTCAGGCCTGTGACCACGTATGCATACCTACTTAGATTTTACAGTGAAATGCGAACAGCCACCACAGTTTTGattatgattgtttttataattttttgttGGGGGCCATATTGTTTAATGGGGTTGGTCACAGCAATGGGAGACTATACGTTCAACCCTGCAATGGACACGGTGGCTATCTGGCTAGCCTGGGCAAATGGAGCTATCAACCCTCTGATCTACGCTATGAGGAACCCCAACATATCCATGTTACTGGGacggagcagagaggagggctATCGGACCAGAAATATTGCTGCGTACCTCTCCAGCCAAACCCAGAACCGTGAGATTCGGATTAACCAAGCAGAGAGGATAAGAGACCGCTACGTGAGTCGCGTAGGGGTGAATAATAACAGCCGCCTGTCGAGTTCGAGTCCTGgtaaaggaggagaggtggcAATGTGGGCCTGTAAAAACCCTGCTGTGTTCTTCTGCAGGGATGCCCAGCCTGATACTGCAACACTACCCAACTCTGTCAGTGCTCGAAAGATGAAGACAGCTGACACCAGCTTGTGA
- the LOC108897878 gene encoding caspase-1 yields the protein MFEIRLPTNTGKVTITVRDQTNTDVWRHEVDLTGPGRETVQRSIPAEDNLPAEDNLPAEDRLLLARSQFISRVSEPVLDCLLDKLLEQGVVNDDEMQSARAKTGANKARDVIDTVRRKGTEASSVLISALCEVDPYLSRVLTLR from the exons ATGTTTGAGATCCGCCTCCCTACAAATACAGGAAAAGTGACTATAACAGTACGAGACCAAACAAATACTGATGTCTGGAGACATGAAGTTGATCTGACTG GTCCAGGAAGGGAAACTGTACAGAGGAGCATCCCAGCAGAGGACAACCTCCCAGCAGAGGACAACCTCCCAGCAGAGGACAGGCTGCTCTTAGCTCGGTCACAGTTCATTAGCAGAGTATCTGAACCTGTTCTAGATTGTCTTCTGGATAAACTTCTAGAGCAGGGTGttgtaaatgatgatgaaatgcaGTCAGCGAGAGCAAAAACTGGAGCAAACAAAGCACGAGATGTGATCGACACTGTGCGAAGGAAAGGAACTGAAGCCAGCTCAGTTCTGATCAGTGCTCTCTGTGAGGTGGATCCATACCTGTCCAGAGTGCTCACATTAAGATGA